Below is a window of Clostridia bacterium DNA.
TGTCAGTAGTGCCAAGGACGATGCCCTTATCGGCCGCCAGCGCCACTTCCCGGGCCAGGCCGGGGGTGATGCGGTTTTGGTCCTGGAACCGGGCCAGGATGGTA
It encodes the following:
- a CDS encoding S-layer homology domain-containing protein, whose protein sequence is TILARFQDQNRITPGLAREVALAADKGIVLGTTDKRFDPFGTATREQAAAMLARMYRQLP